In the Chitinophagales bacterium genome, one interval contains:
- a CDS encoding dienelactone hydrolase family protein translates to MNKLILLPMTLMILTSTTMAQQQKSCCQAPSSTVAFASFAGQTAFTGAHESPLPLTYAGQGSMITYNTPDGKTGSAYLVPAAGKSNKYLFVFQEWWGLNDYIKRQADIYADSLKDVNVLAIDLYDGKVTSNPEEAGKLMQSVNDTRLRNIITGAFAYAGKGANVGTVGWCFGGGWSMQAALMGGKQTKACIMYYGMPETDVAKLKNLNSDVIFMFAKKDQWINEDVKSAFIKNMQTAGKKLTVKEYDADHAFANPSNPHYNKEFADDAQQTAIRYLKAALK, encoded by the coding sequence ATGAACAAACTGATTCTTCTGCCAATGACATTGATGATACTTACTTCCACCACGATGGCACAGCAACAAAAATCCTGCTGCCAGGCACCTTCCTCAACAGTTGCCTTCGCTTCCTTCGCCGGGCAAACTGCATTTACCGGTGCGCATGAATCACCACTGCCGTTAACATATGCCGGGCAGGGAAGCATGATTACCTACAACACACCGGATGGAAAAACAGGCAGTGCCTACCTTGTGCCCGCTGCGGGCAAATCCAACAAATACCTGTTTGTGTTCCAGGAATGGTGGGGGCTGAATGATTACATCAAAAGACAGGCTGACATCTATGCTGATTCATTGAAAGATGTAAACGTTTTGGCTATTGACCTCTATGATGGCAAGGTGACTTCAAATCCTGAAGAAGCAGGCAAACTGATGCAATCAGTGAATGATACCCGTCTCCGGAATATTATCACCGGCGCCTTTGCTTACGCGGGGAAAGGTGCAAATGTGGGAACCGTTGGATGGTGCTTCGGAGGCGGATGGTCGATGCAGGCCGCATTGATGGGTGGAAAACAGACGAAAGCATGCATCATGTATTATGGTATGCCGGAAACGGATGTGGCCAAACTAAAAAACCTGAACAGTGATGTGATTTTCATGTTTGCAAAAAAAGATCAGTGGATCAATGAAGACGTCAAATCAGCCTTTATTAAAAACATGCAGACGGCGGGAAAGAAACTGACGGTAAAGGAATACGATGCTGATCACGCTTTTGCAAACCCTTCAAATCCGCATTACAACAAGGAGTTTGCTGATGATGCTCAGCAAACTGCTATCCGCTATCTGAAAGCTGCGCTGAAGTAG
- the queG gene encoding tRNA epoxyqueuosine(34) reductase QueG, whose amino-acid sequence MNITQRTTLIRNEAARLGFDYCGISKAEKLDDDARRLENWLNKGMHGKMKYMENHFDMRVDPCKLVPGAKSVISLLYNYYNDDTHLNKTIPKISMYALGKDYHGVIKAKLHELLHNIIAQAGSINARVFVDSGPVLERTWAARSGLGWIGKNGNLINKSHGSFYFLAEIILDLDLLPDAPIRDYCGTCTKCIDACPTDAIRENKVVDGSKCISYFTIELREAIPLEMKGKFEDWMFGCDICQDSCPWNRFAAPHHENQFLPSPSLLSMKKNDWVELTEEIYRKLFRDSAVSRPKFEGLRRNISFLEEEGFH is encoded by the coding sequence TTGAATATCACGCAACGTACCACACTGATCAGGAATGAGGCTGCACGCCTCGGCTTTGATTATTGCGGTATCTCCAAAGCAGAAAAACTCGACGATGATGCACGAAGGCTGGAGAACTGGCTGAACAAGGGAATGCATGGCAAGATGAAATACATGGAAAATCATTTTGACATGCGGGTGGATCCCTGCAAACTGGTTCCCGGCGCAAAATCAGTAATCTCTTTGCTGTATAACTATTACAATGATGATACACATCTGAACAAAACGATTCCAAAAATTTCCATGTATGCTTTAGGTAAAGATTATCACGGTGTAATCAAAGCAAAATTGCATGAGCTGTTGCACAACATAATTGCGCAGGCTGGCAGTATAAATGCCCGTGTTTTTGTGGATTCAGGGCCGGTACTGGAACGAACGTGGGCAGCGAGAAGCGGCCTGGGCTGGATTGGTAAGAATGGTAACCTGATCAATAAAAGCCATGGTTCCTTTTATTTTCTAGCCGAAATAATTCTTGATCTTGACCTGCTACCGGATGCTCCAATTCGTGATTATTGCGGCACCTGCACGAAATGCATTGATGCATGCCCAACGGATGCCATCAGGGAGAACAAAGTGGTAGATGGCAGTAAATGTATTTCCTATTTCACGATTGAATTGCGTGAGGCGATTCCCCTTGAAATGAAAGGGAAATTTGAGGATTGGATGTTCGGTTGTGATATTTGCCAGGATAGCTGCCCATGGAATCGATTTGCTGCGCCGCATCATGAAAACCAGTTTCTTCCTTCTCCGTCGCTGCTGTCGATGAAAAAAAATGACTGGGTCGAGCTCACGGAAGAAATTTATCGCAAACTATTCCGCGATTCAGCAGTCAGCCGCCCAAAATTTGAAGGACTGCGCAGAAACATATCATTTCTGGAGGAAGAAGGTTTCCATTAA
- a CDS encoding T9SS type A sorting domain-containing protein: MKTYILLFVILLTGFLPHRSKGQNSMLVIEADSTIDCKVFEPILNITDLLNHPAGKNFANFDFTNDNVADLEFSVDAYIAPMSISNGTANAYSFHNNLEFACDTYYYAWPDTFAIGDTLQQASKEIAWTSRLQWPDYPFNLRYVITGNGGNGGTGLWQDTGFHYLAFRFIAPTDTLYGYFKMSVDVSAGSSRISVASLCFQGNFKYLSGVEDLQESTTDFILSPNPAYTSFLISFAQKGNYTARIQNVFGDMLKVFQFSNTYTADISDLPDGIYYVTLERAGKKLSAAKLIKQ, translated from the coding sequence ATGAAGACATACATTCTACTCTTTGTAATCCTGCTTACAGGCTTCCTGCCACATCGCAGCAAAGGGCAAAATTCCATGCTGGTTATAGAAGCAGATTCAACAATAGACTGTAAGGTGTTTGAACCAATCCTCAATATTACGGACCTGTTAAATCATCCGGCAGGAAAAAACTTCGCCAATTTTGATTTTACCAATGACAATGTGGCTGACCTCGAATTCAGTGTCGATGCCTATATCGCACCGATGTCAATCAGCAACGGCACGGCCAATGCCTATTCCTTTCACAACAACCTTGAGTTTGCATGTGACACCTATTATTATGCATGGCCTGACACTTTTGCTATCGGAGATACGCTTCAGCAAGCAAGCAAAGAAATTGCCTGGACCTCACGGCTGCAATGGCCGGATTATCCTTTTAATCTGCGATATGTAATAACCGGCAATGGAGGTAACGGTGGTACAGGTTTATGGCAAGACACTGGTTTTCACTACCTGGCCTTTCGTTTCATTGCGCCAACGGATACATTGTATGGCTACTTCAAAATGTCAGTAGATGTTTCAGCCGGCAGCAGCCGCATTTCTGTTGCATCACTTTGCTTTCAGGGCAACTTTAAATACCTTTCTGGTGTAGAGGATCTGCAAGAATCAACAACAGATTTTATACTATCTCCAAATCCGGCTTATACTTCATTTTTAATCAGCTTTGCGCAAAAAGGAAATTATACGGCACGCATACAGAATGTATTTGGCGACATGCTTAAAGTGTTTCAGTTTTCCAATACATACACTGCAGATATTTCAGATCTGCCGGACGGAATTTATTATGTAACGCTTGAGAGAGCGGGTAAAAAACTTTCTGCCGCGAAATTAATAAAGCAGTAA
- a CDS encoding DUF4294 domain-containing protein has translation MSQFGVMKNRALFVLFMLPLTIHAQTGMLLPAVVVGRDTFPAYQLQDVVVVSKRIFKSGEDQSRFNALKRNVLVVYPFAKEAGGIFNEVNAAMASMDKRKERKRFIKQKEEELNVLFEGELKNLTITQGEILCKLVARETGNSVYDLIREFKNPLSAFYWNKMSQFLGYSLRYEYDPQQEKDIEFIVRSIEGNY, from the coding sequence ATGTCACAATTCGGTGTAATGAAAAACAGGGCATTGTTTGTTTTATTTATGCTTCCCTTAACTATCCATGCGCAAACAGGCATGTTGCTGCCGGCTGTGGTAGTGGGAAGAGATACTTTTCCTGCATATCAGCTGCAGGATGTGGTGGTAGTTTCAAAAAGGATTTTTAAGAGCGGCGAGGACCAGTCGAGGTTTAATGCGTTGAAACGTAACGTACTGGTCGTTTATCCGTTTGCCAAAGAAGCGGGCGGAATTTTTAATGAGGTGAATGCTGCAATGGCATCTATGGACAAGCGAAAGGAACGCAAACGGTTTATTAAGCAGAAGGAAGAAGAACTCAATGTTTTGTTCGAGGGCGAACTCAAGAATCTTACGATTACGCAGGGCGAGATATTATGCAAACTGGTGGCACGGGAAACAGGTAACAGTGTGTACGACCTGATCCGTGAATTTAAAAATCCGCTTTCTGCTTTCTATTGGAATAAGATGAGCCAGTTTTTAGGATATAGCCTGCGCTATGAATATGATCCGCAACAGGAAAAAGATATAGAGTTTATTGTAAGGTCCATAGAAGGTAATTACTGA
- a CDS encoding glycosyltransferase family 9 protein: MKILIIRFSSIGDIVLTTPVIRCLKKQLPGAEIHYLTKSAYRDIIEANPYLTRRFYLDNNFGTIIQQLKNERYDFIADLHTSLRSLLVRLQLWRPSNTFNKLNFEKWLLVNLKWNVLPDVHIVDRYLEPVRMLSVKNDGKGLDYFIPAKEVYPISSLPLTHLHGYIALVIGAKHATKKLPFEKLHRICSLLSLPIVLLGGPEDAAEGERLAQTDPVKIYNSCGKLSLNQSASLLQQSKLVITHDTGLMHIAAAFRKKIISIWGNTIPEFGMSPYFGSGKVNHLALEVKNLSCRPCSKIGYDQCPKGHFKCMTQIEESAITTAFSNLLHGHAGQ; this comes from the coding sequence ATGAAAATTCTGATAATCCGGTTCAGTTCCATTGGTGATATCGTACTGACCACGCCCGTTATCCGCTGCTTAAAGAAGCAATTGCCCGGGGCAGAAATTCATTATCTCACGAAATCAGCGTACAGAGATATTATTGAAGCCAATCCTTACCTCACACGGAGGTTCTATCTTGATAATAATTTCGGCACCATTATTCAGCAACTGAAAAACGAGCGCTATGACTTTATTGCTGACCTGCATACCAGCCTGCGTTCGCTGCTTGTGAGGCTTCAGTTGTGGCGGCCGTCGAATACTTTCAATAAACTCAACTTTGAGAAGTGGCTGCTCGTAAATTTGAAATGGAATGTGCTGCCTGATGTACACATCGTTGACCGTTACCTTGAACCGGTAAGAATGCTTAGCGTAAAGAATGACGGCAAAGGGCTGGATTATTTTATTCCTGCAAAAGAAGTTTACCCCATCAGTTCATTGCCCTTGACGCATCTTCACGGCTACATTGCCCTGGTGATTGGCGCCAAACATGCCACGAAAAAACTACCCTTTGAAAAACTGCATCGAATATGCAGCCTGTTGTCCCTGCCCATTGTCTTGCTGGGTGGCCCTGAAGATGCGGCGGAGGGAGAAAGATTAGCGCAAACTGATCCCGTAAAAATTTACAACAGCTGCGGAAAGCTTTCGCTCAATCAATCCGCATCGCTGCTGCAGCAATCGAAATTGGTTATCACCCATGATACCGGCCTGATGCATATTGCAGCCGCTTTCAGAAAAAAGATCATATCGATCTGGGGAAATACCATTCCGGAATTTGGCATGTCCCCCTATTTCGGCTCTGGTAAAGTGAATCATCTTGCGCTGGAGGTGAAAAACCTTTCCTGCCGCCCGTGTTCCAAAATCGGATATGATCAATGCCCGAAAGGACATTTCAAATGCATGACGCAAATCGAGGAAAGTGCAATCACAACAGCATTCAGTAATTTACTGCATGGGCATGCAGGTCAGTAA
- a CDS encoding tRNA-(ms[2]io[6]A)-hydroxylase: MILSLHKMFRLKLPTDPRWADLASLSLEEILTDHAYCEQKATSTCISLIQNYPDREELVKQLAPIVTEEWAHFRMVISELKKRKLKLGKQRKDEYVIALRKLIRTGDRVERQLMDKLLVSALIEARSCERFRILSENLPQPELRKFYRIFMESEAGHYTLFMKLAKKYMPAKVVNERWREMLEAEKEIMKSLEIRGERIH; encoded by the coding sequence ATGATCTTATCTTTGCATAAAATGTTCAGACTTAAACTTCCTACCGATCCCCGTTGGGCCGACCTTGCATCTCTTTCATTGGAGGAAATTCTGACCGATCATGCATATTGCGAGCAGAAAGCAACATCAACCTGTATATCCCTGATTCAGAATTATCCTGACCGTGAAGAGTTGGTGAAACAGCTGGCGCCCATCGTGACTGAAGAGTGGGCACATTTCAGGATGGTGATATCGGAACTTAAAAAGAGGAAGCTGAAACTAGGAAAGCAACGCAAGGACGAATATGTTATTGCGTTAAGAAAATTGATTCGAACGGGTGACAGGGTGGAACGTCAGCTGATGGATAAATTATTGGTTTCGGCTTTAATTGAAGCAAGGAGTTGCGAGCGGTTCAGAATATTATCCGAGAATCTGCCACAGCCGGAGTTGCGTAAATTTTACCGCATTTTTATGGAGTCAGAAGCCGGGCATTACACACTTTTTATGAAGCTGGCAAAAAAGTATATGCCGGCAAAGGTGGTGAATGAACGGTGGCGCGAGATGCTGGAGGCGGAAAAGGAAATAATGAAATCGCTGGAAATACGCGGTGAACGCATACATTAA
- a CDS encoding thioredoxin family protein, translating into MKKSVQILAVALVAITFLTSAATNGYKVGDTVKDFSLKNVDGKMMSLKDNTNAKGAIVIFTCNHCPYAKAYEQRVMNLDKMYRSKGFPVIAINPNDPVAVPDDSYDNMVKNARQKGYTFPYLFDETQQVARQFGAARTPHVYVLNKTDKGYEVAYIGAIDDNTEDAGAVQHKYVEDAVNALLNGKTIPVTETKAVGCTIKWKS; encoded by the coding sequence ATGAAAAAATCAGTGCAAATTTTAGCAGTAGCTCTTGTAGCTATTACATTCCTCACTTCGGCAGCTACTAATGGATATAAAGTGGGTGATACTGTTAAAGACTTCAGTCTTAAAAATGTTGATGGCAAAATGATGTCGCTGAAGGATAACACCAATGCGAAGGGAGCTATTGTCATCTTTACCTGCAATCATTGCCCTTATGCCAAAGCGTATGAACAACGTGTGATGAATCTGGACAAAATGTACCGCAGCAAGGGATTTCCGGTAATCGCCATCAATCCGAACGATCCTGTTGCCGTACCGGATGATTCTTATGACAACATGGTAAAGAATGCACGGCAGAAAGGATATACTTTTCCCTACCTGTTTGATGAGACACAGCAGGTCGCCCGTCAGTTTGGTGCAGCACGCACCCCACATGTTTATGTATTGAACAAGACCGACAAAGGATATGAAGTTGCTTACATTGGCGCCATTGATGACAATACCGAAGATGCCGGTGCCGTGCAACATAAATACGTGGAAGATGCCGTGAATGCACTGCTGAACGGAAAAACTATTCCTGTAACTGAAACCAAAGCGGTTGGTTGTACCATCAAGTGGAAATCATAA
- a CDS encoding calcium-binding EGF-like domain-containing protein — protein MKLVYLKKWLAFTCLLMLTASILLLASCADKCKKIICYNGAICVDGICGCTPGFEGDDCSLEVREKFLGTYNVSDNCSVTGNAHYTVNMSAVDTSVTRVAIANFNGDFGNLVIAVISGDNIEIPIQSPDYDGRSVSGAGIFSSGSTIIWNYTIVSSGGIANNCSNSVWQK, from the coding sequence TTGAAGTTGGTTTACCTTAAGAAATGGCTGGCTTTTACCTGTTTACTTATGTTGACGGCTTCCATTTTGCTCCTTGCATCCTGCGCAGATAAATGCAAAAAAATTATTTGCTATAACGGTGCTATTTGTGTGGATGGCATTTGCGGCTGCACTCCCGGATTTGAAGGGGATGACTGCAGCCTTGAAGTGCGGGAGAAGTTTCTTGGTACTTATAATGTTTCCGACAATTGCAGTGTAACCGGCAATGCGCACTATACGGTAAATATGAGTGCTGTAGATACAAGTGTCACAAGAGTTGCAATCGCCAACTTCAATGGAGATTTCGGGAACCTTGTAATTGCAGTTATATCCGGTGATAATATCGAGATTCCTATTCAAAGCCCGGATTATGACGGCCGTTCTGTTTCAGGGGCCGGCATATTCAGCAGCGGGTCTACTATTATATGGAACTATACTATTGTTTCATCAGGCGGCATTGCCAATAATTGCAGTAATTCCGTCTGGCAAAAGTAA
- a CDS encoding TlpA family protein disulfide reductase produces MMRTLFISFMMTCGISSVYAQELNIVNYEELENILAASPGKAKLVNFWATWCKPCVEELPYFNALQKEADDKSPEFIFVSLDFMSQTPKVKDLIKRLSLNGTQLQLNQPGGEWIDQFDSNWSGAIPYTILLLPGGEKIEHYDAFDSVEELKSFLNKNIVN; encoded by the coding sequence ATGATGAGGACACTGTTCATTTCATTTATGATGACTTGCGGAATATCGTCTGTGTATGCTCAGGAGCTTAATATTGTAAATTATGAAGAATTAGAAAACATACTGGCCGCTTCACCCGGGAAGGCGAAACTTGTTAATTTTTGGGCTACATGGTGTAAGCCGTGCGTGGAAGAACTTCCCTATTTTAATGCATTACAGAAGGAGGCAGATGATAAATCGCCGGAATTTATTTTCGTTTCGCTGGACTTTATGTCTCAGACTCCAAAGGTGAAAGACTTGATAAAAAGACTCTCGCTGAACGGAACGCAGTTGCAACTGAATCAACCCGGCGGTGAATGGATCGATCAATTTGACAGCAATTGGTCTGGCGCTATTCCATACACCATCTTACTTCTGCCCGGCGGTGAAAAAATTGAGCATTACGATGCTTTTGACTCAGTGGAAGAATTGAAATCATTCTTAAATAAAAATATTGTTAATTAA
- the clpB gene encoding ATP-dependent chaperone ClpB, whose translation MNPNNLTIKSQEAIQKAQELAFSHQHQFIETGHLLKGLLLVDENVVDFLLKKLGVNSSHLASRLDEQINKYPKVSGGSGQYLSNDGNQVLLKAQSFMKEYKDEFVAVEHLLLALLAGKDDTSKLLKDAGLSEKDLKLAIAELRKGRKVTDQSAESTYNALNKYAKNLNSLAQSGKLDPVIGRDEEIRRVLHILSRRTKNNPILVGEPGVGKTAIAEGIAHRIVNGDIPENLKSKSIFALDTGALLAGAKFRGEFEERLKAVIKEVTESDGQVILFIDEIHTLVGAGATEGAMDAANILKPALARGELRTIGATTLNEYQKFFEKDKALERRFQKVMIDEPGEEDAVSILRGLKERYETHHKVRIKDEAIIAAVELSHRYISDRFLPDKAIDLIDEAAAKLRLQMDSVPEELDEIERKIRQLEIEREAIKRENDKKKLDELNREIANLTEERNQLKAKWQSEKDIANDVQETKQAIEEFKLQAEQAERSGDYGKVAELRYGKIRDAEQQLKVFEQKLAEINKGSRMLKEEVDGEDIAEIVSKWTGVPVSRMLQSEKEKLLHLEEELHLRVVGQEEAIVAVSDAIRRSRAGLQDPKRPIGSFIFLGTTGVGKTELAKALAEVLFNDDNAMTRIDMSEYQERHAVSRLIGAPPGYVGYDEGGQLTEAVRRKPYSVILLDEFEKAHPDVFNILLQVLDDGRLTDNKGRVVNFKNTIIIMTSNFGSQVIQENFEKVNERNKQGIMETTKIEVMNLLKKSVRPEFLNRIDDIILFTPLMRDEITEIVRLQLAALEKMLMKNNVSIGFTEEVVEQLAYEGFDPQFGARPLKRVIQKEIVNELSKKILSGTVSSDSAIIVTKDRNGLLVFKNAEAANAVVAG comes from the coding sequence ATGAACCCAAATAATCTGACGATTAAGTCGCAGGAAGCAATTCAAAAGGCGCAGGAACTTGCCTTTTCACATCAGCATCAGTTTATTGAAACAGGTCACCTGTTAAAGGGCCTGCTGCTTGTTGATGAGAACGTGGTTGATTTCCTCCTGAAGAAATTAGGCGTTAACAGCAGTCATCTTGCGTCGCGTCTCGACGAACAAATCAATAAGTATCCTAAAGTGAGTGGTGGCAGCGGTCAGTATCTTTCCAATGATGGCAACCAGGTATTGCTGAAGGCGCAGAGCTTCATGAAAGAATATAAAGATGAATTTGTGGCTGTTGAACATCTTCTGCTTGCTTTGCTGGCTGGTAAAGACGATACCTCTAAATTGTTAAAAGATGCGGGACTGAGCGAAAAGGATTTAAAGCTGGCGATTGCCGAATTGCGTAAAGGCAGAAAGGTGACCGATCAAAGCGCTGAATCAACCTACAATGCGCTGAATAAGTATGCCAAGAACCTGAATTCACTTGCCCAATCCGGCAAACTGGATCCCGTGATAGGGCGTGATGAAGAAATCAGGCGCGTGCTGCATATTCTTTCCAGAAGAACAAAGAACAACCCAATACTGGTAGGAGAGCCGGGCGTCGGTAAAACAGCTATTGCCGAAGGCATTGCACACCGGATTGTGAATGGTGATATTCCGGAAAACCTGAAATCGAAAAGCATCTTCGCACTGGATACCGGTGCATTGCTGGCAGGTGCAAAATTCCGTGGTGAATTTGAAGAGCGGCTGAAAGCGGTAATCAAGGAAGTAACGGAAAGCGATGGACAGGTTATTTTATTCATTGATGAGATCCATACCCTTGTTGGTGCCGGTGCCACAGAAGGTGCCATGGATGCGGCAAATATTCTCAAGCCGGCATTGGCCCGTGGCGAGTTGCGAACGATTGGAGCAACTACCTTGAACGAATACCAGAAATTCTTTGAGAAAGATAAAGCACTGGAGCGCCGTTTCCAGAAAGTGATGATTGATGAACCGGGTGAAGAAGATGCCGTGTCCATTTTACGCGGATTGAAAGAACGGTATGAAACACATCATAAAGTGCGTATCAAGGATGAAGCGATCATCGCCGCCGTGGAGTTGTCCCACCGGTATATCTCCGATCGTTTTCTTCCTGACAAGGCAATTGACCTGATTGATGAAGCGGCTGCCAAGCTGCGGCTGCAGATGGATTCGGTACCTGAGGAACTGGACGAGATTGAAAGAAAGATACGTCAGTTGGAAATTGAAAGGGAAGCGATCAAGCGGGAAAACGATAAAAAGAAACTGGATGAATTGAACCGGGAAATCGCCAACCTTACCGAAGAGCGCAATCAGCTGAAGGCAAAATGGCAATCGGAGAAAGATATTGCCAATGATGTGCAGGAAACAAAGCAGGCGATAGAAGAATTTAAGTTACAGGCAGAACAGGCAGAGCGAAGCGGTGATTATGGCAAGGTAGCGGAATTGCGATATGGCAAGATCAGGGATGCCGAACAACAACTGAAAGTATTCGAACAAAAGCTGGCGGAGATCAATAAAGGCAGCCGCATGCTGAAGGAAGAAGTGGATGGGGAAGACATAGCGGAAATCGTTTCTAAGTGGACGGGGGTGCCTGTGTCGCGCATGTTGCAATCAGAGAAAGAGAAGTTGCTGCACCTCGAAGAGGAGCTGCACTTGCGTGTTGTAGGACAGGAAGAAGCCATCGTTGCTGTAAGTGATGCAATCAGAAGAAGCAGGGCAGGGCTGCAAGATCCAAAGCGGCCGATTGGATCATTTATTTTCCTCGGTACCACCGGTGTCGGAAAAACGGAACTGGCCAAAGCACTGGCGGAAGTGTTGTTCAACGATGATAATGCAATGACACGGATTGATATGAGTGAATACCAGGAAAGGCATGCTGTATCAAGACTCATTGGCGCTCCTCCGGGTTATGTAGGTTATGATGAAGGCGGACAGCTTACCGAAGCCGTGCGCCGGAAACCTTATTCAGTGATATTGCTGGATGAGTTTGAAAAAGCACATCCGGATGTATTTAACATCCTGTTGCAGGTGCTGGATGACGGAAGGCTGACGGATAACAAAGGCAGGGTGGTTAATTTCAAAAATACCATCATCATCATGACTTCCAATTTCGGGTCGCAGGTAATACAGGAGAATTTTGAAAAGGTGAATGAGCGAAACAAGCAGGGTATCATGGAAACAACAAAGATTGAGGTGATGAATCTGCTGAAAAAATCGGTGCGCCCCGAATTCCTGAACAGGATCGATGACATCATCTTATTTACGCCGCTGATGCGCGATGAGATTACGGAGATCGTCCGTTTGCAGTTGGCTGCACTGGAAAAGATGCTGATGAAGAACAATGTATCCATCGGGTTTACCGAGGAGGTGGTGGAGCAACTGGCTTATGAGGGATTTGATCCTCAATTTGGGGCAAGGCCACTTAAGAGGGTGATTCAAAAAGAGATAGTGAATGAACTATCAAAGAAGATACTGAGTGGTACAGTCAGCAGTGACAGCGCGATCATAGTAACGAAAGACAGAAATGGACTGCTTGTTTTTAAAAATGCGGAAGCGGCAAATGCTGTAGTTGCGGGATAA
- the tilS gene encoding tRNA lysidine(34) synthetase TilS codes for MLPEVLSFIAKHKLFAPKEPVLLAVSGGVDSTVLAYLFKAAGFRFALAHINFRLRAEDSEADEHFVKNLAQEMSVPFFSTAFDTQQIASERKISIQMAARELRYEWLEQVRRENGYHFIATAHHCDDQVETVMLNMFRGTGIHGLQGIKAKHGKVIRPMLTCSKNEILSFARSERIAFREDASNKKTDYDRNKIRLEIIPAIEQFYPAFKSVFQENISRWNDAGHLYDAQVGLQKKKLIAYGKNEVVISIPRLRLQSAAAAILYEILKEYGFSPEQSAFVHAAFDAQPGKVFYSSTHRILKDRNQLIITARQEESSTAIYISGQTRSIRTDAFELLISVHQAEGFKLPKDQLIACLNYEMLQFPLLMRKWKTGDYFYPLGMKSKKKKISDYLIDKKMPLHKKEHVWVIQSGDRIACIIGERIDERFKVTAATGKILVLTPSMKIN; via the coding sequence ATGCTTCCTGAAGTATTATCCTTTATCGCAAAACACAAACTCTTTGCGCCCAAAGAACCGGTACTGCTGGCGGTCAGCGGTGGCGTGGACTCCACGGTTCTGGCTTACCTTTTCAAGGCGGCCGGCTTCAGGTTTGCGCTTGCGCACATCAATTTTCGCTTAAGGGCTGAAGATTCGGAAGCAGATGAGCATTTTGTCAAAAACCTTGCACAGGAGATGTCCGTACCCTTTTTCTCCACTGCATTTGATACACAGCAAATAGCCAGCGAAAGAAAAATTTCCATCCAGATGGCAGCGCGGGAGTTGCGTTACGAATGGCTGGAACAGGTGAGGCGGGAAAATGGTTATCATTTTATCGCCACAGCACATCATTGCGATGATCAGGTAGAAACGGTGATGCTGAACATGTTCAGGGGCACGGGCATTCATGGATTGCAGGGCATCAAAGCAAAGCATGGAAAAGTGATCAGGCCGATGCTGACCTGCTCCAAGAATGAGATCTTGTCGTTTGCGCGAAGTGAGCGCATTGCTTTCAGGGAAGATGCCTCCAATAAAAAGACGGACTATGACAGAAATAAAATCCGCCTGGAGATTATTCCTGCTATTGAGCAATTTTATCCGGCCTTTAAGTCCGTCTTTCAAGAAAATATATCGCGATGGAATGATGCAGGCCACTTATATGATGCGCAGGTAGGCCTGCAAAAAAAGAAGCTGATTGCTTACGGAAAGAACGAAGTTGTGATTTCCATACCGAGGCTACGACTGCAATCTGCCGCTGCTGCCATCTTATACGAAATACTGAAGGAATATGGGTTCTCGCCTGAGCAGTCTGCCTTTGTGCATGCGGCCTTTGATGCACAACCCGGAAAGGTTTTCTATTCTTCAACGCATCGCATCCTGAAAGACCGGAATCAGCTTATTATCACTGCCAGGCAGGAAGAAAGTTCTACTGCAATATATATTTCAGGACAGACCCGCAGCATTCGTACAGATGCATTTGAGCTTTTGATCAGTGTGCATCAGGCTGAGGGATTTAAGCTGCCAAAGGATCAACTTATAGCCTGCCTCAATTATGAAATGCTGCAGTTTCCATTGCTGATGCGCAAGTGGAAAACCGGAGACTACTTTTATCCTTTAGGTATGAAAAGCAAGAAGAAAAAAATAAGCGATTACCTGATCGATAAAAAAATGCCTTTGCATAAAAAAGAGCACGTCTGGGTAATTCAATCAGGTGACAGAATCGCCTGCATTATCGGTGAACGGATCGATGAACGATTTAAGGTGACCGCTGCTACCGGTAAAATATTGGTGCTAACACCTTCCATGAAAATCAATTGA